Genomic segment of Lepidochelys kempii isolate rLepKem1 chromosome 23, rLepKem1.hap2, whole genome shotgun sequence:
CAGGTCAGGGAGAGCTgcgcgggcagctgtggggagtctGGGTCCCTCCAGCTGCCCTAGGCAGGAGTCCCGGGCTTTGGGGACACAGGCAGGGGGCTGCTttctccccaaccccactccggcttggctgggggcagggcccctGGGGCGGGGGTCAGGCGGGCCCAGGcccttgggggaaaggggaggggtttgggggggcttcAGGGTGCCCCCCCCTTTTGGCCCTTGCGTGGGACCAAGGCTGTAGCGTGCACCATGATGTGACTGCTTAAGCTCTGCAGCCGAGCGTTTGCCTCCTGCCCGCCGGGAAATGGGTCCTCGAGGCCTGGCTTGCAATCAGAAAGATCTTTGCCCGTCGAGTGgcacctggaacccccccccccccgtgagacGCTGCGGCTACGCCCAGATAAAAGCAGGGCCCGGCTCTCATGGGGGGGGTGTTGGGACCTTTATCCACCTGGAAAGGCTGCAAAATTCACCCCGCCTCCGAGCCACGCCCGCCAACCTTCCCAGCCCGGCGAGGCGGCGAACGCTCGCGTGGGATAAGATCCCCGGGGCGCCCGTGCGAGGCCTGGCGGGGGGCGGCGGCTTGTTCCTTCTCcgagggcctctccttctgcggCCGCCGGCGGATCTGACTCCTAGCGATGTGGCGAATGactctgtctcttccccccctcTCCGGCTAGGGTCCCCCCGGGGTGTTGGCAGCGGTTCTGGCAGATCTCCCGGCAAAAGCAGGTTTTTGTTCCAGGCATCTTGGAATTCGTCACGTTTCTCGGGCCTCGTAGCATTAATCCGTGATCCGCCTCGATCATCCCTACTCACCCCCGGCGCCGCacctgcctgcctcagtttctctctgcacccctcacccccccccccatcccccctcccggCTGGATACCGTCCCTGGGCTTCGGTGGGGGCGATCTCGGTTGAACTTGTCTTTAAGAGTGGAGCGACTCCAGGGCTAGGTGACTGGTGcgtgcagagctgggggagggaaagggagggctGGTGGGCAGGGGGGGGGGCATAGCTAGAGAGAGGGAAGCTGCCTGGGTCAACCCCCTTGCCCAGGGCAGAGCATCGGGTTTGGCTGCAGGGCATCTGACCGCTCATGTGGCGAGGGAAAGGGACGCTTCAAACACTCGTGCGCACACACAGGCCGGCATGAGCATATTACACCCACGGGGGGTGTAAGCACATTGCACACCCCTGCACGGATGCTGTACACACCCACGTGGTACGCGGACGCACCGACACTTCACATACAGTCAGGCCGTGCATGCACGCCCCTACTCCCATGCGTGTGAGCTGAGGGTGCACACCCACGCTTCACTCCCATGCACGGGGGTGTTCGCACTGCAGATACCCCTGCTGCATGAGCATTGCACCCCCCAGACCTGCACATGCCCACTGTGTGCACACGTGTTCACCCCCACGCACCCTGCAGTGCACACGTCCCCCCCACGCCCTCTCACCATGCGCATGCCCACATTTGCACGCAGCCCCATGCCTGGGCTGGTACATGGGCATGTGCGCATCCCCCCCCATGTGCACGCACACCCTCATGTGCACGCACACCCATGCACGCCCACGTGCACAcacatcccccccccgcccgcgtGAACGCAGGGAGAAGGTTAAAGACAAGTTCAACCCCGTCTCTCCAGCCGGGTTAATCGGTTTCACGCCTTCTGACCTGGCGGCTGTGCTCCGGGCGGTGGGCGACACCCTCCCGGCGGGCGGACGGACCCCGGATGCGGCATCTTGGCCCGTGCATTGGAGGATGTCTGAGATCTGAGGCCTTGGGCTGAGCTGAGCCGTCTGCATGGACAGAGGAGAGAGCGTCCGTCCCTGGGGGCGGGATTCCTTCAGCTCCTAGCGCAGTGAAAAAGCCGGTcccggccccctctcccccactaaacccccctgcttctcttCACTAACTGCCTTGCTTGTGCCGGCGTGTGTGATCCGGGTACTAACCCAACAGCCCGGGACCTCTGGGTGTGTTCATGCCTGCTCCCCGACGGCGGGGATCCGAGCTCAGCATCTTGCGCCCAGCAACGGGGCACACCTGGCTCTCAGCGTGGGCCCatggaggctgggagccagaggcCCTGAATCTCCCTGGATCCCCTCTCGCCCTCGCCCCGGCTTGTACGCTGACGGGGCCGGAGACCCCCTGCTCCTgggcctgggaatcaggagcCAGAGCTGCCGTCTCGGTCCCGGCCGGCGTCGATGCCGGGGGCCCAGGGGCCCGTCTCCCCCGGCTGGGGCAGTTCTTCAGGTCCTTGGATCCTGGTTCACACGCCACGCTGCAGGGGATGGAGGGCGTGGGGACGGCACTTGCAGCTCCCCCAGCAGGTTTCAGTGGCTCAGAACCGACTATCTGAAGGAACATGGGCGTGAAATACTGAACCTGCAGTGAAATGGTCAAGGCTGTTCCCTCCGCAGCTCCCCAGTGCAGAGGTGCTGCAGGACAAGGGTggtcagggtgggaggggaaaggggaatatCAGTGGGGAGAGGTGTAAAAGGGACTCCTGGGGTCCTAGGGTAGATAGCAGGAGATCCTGATGTGGTGGCAAAGGGAGGGAGCGGTCACAAAAATGAAATGCCtgtaaactgcatggaaactttttaaaatccccCTGATAGAGGCTCCAACTATATGAATCCCccaaatttaaagaaaaaggtaagaggacccctccccccaaaacaaacaaactctgtGGCCATAGCTAAATAACTGAGGTGTGATTAGACACGAGAGGATGTCTTTCAAAAACCAGAAGTCaaattctactgaggaaaatagaagcaTCAACTCTGGCAAGTCAACCGTAAAGGTAAAATTAGGGaggccaaaaagaatttgaagagcggCTAACAAGACACAAAACTagcagcaaaaaaaatttttaaagtacatcagcagcaggaagcctgacaaataatcagtggggccactggccgATCAAGGTGCTAAGGCAGCCCTCAAGGACGACAAGGccgttgtggagaagctaaatgaattctttgcatcggtcttcactgcggaggatgggagggagattccTACACCTGAGCCAtgctttttaggtgacagatctgaggaacgatcccagattgaggtgtcggtagaggaggttctggaacaatttgatacattaaacagcaataagtcaccagggccagatgggattcacccaagagttcagaaggaactcaaatgtgaaatcaCAGAACTGATAACTGCGGCAGGTAACcgatcgcttaaatcagcctctggacCAGGTGCCTGGCGGAGGACTGATGTatctctgatttttaaaaaagacaccaGAGgcgattctggcaattacaggccgttAAGCCTGACGTCAGTAGCAAGctctagtaaagaacagaatgatcagacacacagatgaacataatttgttggggaagagtcaacgcgTCTTTTGTCAAGAGAAATATAATCCCAACTCCACATCCAAAACGaggggatctaaattagctgctgccactcaagaaagagatcttggagtcattggggagagttctctgaaaacacccactccgTGTGCAGCAGCGTCAAAAAGGTGAACAACGTTAGAAACCACATGGAgatggatagataagaagacagaaaagatcataatGCCACCATATAAAGCCATGGtccgcccacaccttgaataatgCGTGTAGTTCTGGTCGCCTGATCtcgaaaaagatatattagaatgggaaaaagtacagagaagggccacaaaaatgacaaagggtatggaacagcttccaaacgaggagagactaaaaagccTGGGCCTGTTCAATATAGAAAAGAGACGTTTAAGGAGGGGATacgatagagatctataaaatcacaaaGGGCATGGAGAAAGGAAGAAGGGAAGTGTTATAACTtcacttcacataacacaagaaccaagggtcactcAGTGtgattaataagcagcaggtttaaaataaacccaaggaaatatttcttcacacagcgcacagtcaacctgtggaactcctcgccaggggatgttgtgaagctcAAAAGTAGAACTGGGTTAAACAAAAGGAGATAAATTCATGagggatagatccatcaatggctatgagccaagatggtcagggacgcaacccccatgctctgggtatccctaaaccgctgtttgccagaagctgggaacgggcgacaggggatggatcacttgatgattccctgttctgttcattccctctggggcacctggcactggccactgtcgatagacgggacactgggctagatggacctttggtctgacccagtctggccgttctgatGGGATCCCATTGTGGGGGTTAACGGGGAATTCCAGGGGAGGGGGGATATCAGGGAatcctggggtgtgtgtgcatgtgtaatgGGATCCTGGGGCTCCAGTGGGGGTTAGCCGGGGATCCCAGCGTCTCTTTGCCCCAGCTCTGTCCGGTTTATCTCTTGGGGTTCCCTCCAGCCAGCTGAGGAGAGTCCCGCAGCCGCTCTCAGCCCAGATGGCCAGGAGGCGGAGAGCGAAGACGGCAAATCCCAGCCCAAGCGGCTGCATGTCTCCAACATCCCCTTCCGCTTCCGTGACCCCGACCTGCGGCAGATGTTTGGGGTGAGTTCCACGTGGGGGTGTAGAGCTCATGGTCCAGGGGTTGAGagatagggtgtgtgtgtgagcaagCCCCGTGGTGATGAGGGGACAAGGTACCACCTATGGCCCAGAtggcctcgggggggggggggggttgtgtagcacccatggtgtgtgtgtgtgtgtgtgtgtgacacccaGGGCCCTTCTAGGGCCCCACAGTTGGTCAGGGCCCCACTGGGTTCTGGAGGGGTCGGTCACTGATTCCTGTCTTGTCCTctccgcccgcccgccccccttTTCAAGCAATTTGGGAAGATCCTAGACGTGGAAATCATCTTCAATGAACGTGGTTCTAAGGTGCGGAGGTGCCGGTgtgggcggggggcgggagggggaggtcCCAGCAGGGGCTGGTGGTGGCGGGGGACATTCCTGGCCTTGCtgaaagcggggggggggcagccgcTGGATTGTCCGGAAGCAGAGCCCACCCAGTGGGCAGCGCCCGCCCGCCGTGGCTCGGGGGCACGGTTGGGTTTCTGCAGCCAAGGCTTTGCCCCCGGCTGGCCGCGACGCTGACCCCCGTGCGGGAGGGCCCAGAAGGGACGTGGGGCAGGGAGGAACGTggcgtgtgtgtgtcactgggcGGAGGAGGAGCTGTGTGGGGTGGGAACCCCTCGAGCCCGAGGGGGACAAAAGAGGGGGACGTGGCAGGGTTTAAAAGCCCCCAGCGGGGCCTGGCCAGGGCAGCCCCATGACCCCTTGGGTCCCCCCCCCGTaacccccccctctccccagccagccGCGGGCTAATCCTTCCCCGGCCTCTCCCCGCCCTGCAGGGTTTCGGCTTTGTGACCTTCGACAGCAGCCAGGACGCCGACCAGGCGCGAGAGAAGCTGAACAGCACCGTTGTGGAGGGCAGGAAAATTGAGGTCAGTGCCCCGTGGCgcgttggggggggggaacccaggtGGTTTCACTCGGGGGGGGCAGCTTTGCTCTGTGCCCggctggtgtgggggggggtgtggggagctggCACAGGGAGTTTGCAGTACGGGCGGGACCCCCTGCgcgcagggcaggggtggggtccgGTGTCTTGGCTCTGAGCCccggggcggtgtgtgtgtggggggcaggctGTGCCGTGACCCCAGACTCgctcacctctccctccctccccccggcaggTGAACAACGCCACGGCCCGTGTGGTCACCAAGAAGCCTCCGGCAGCGCCTGCGGTGAACGGTacaagggggcgggggcgggaggtgAGGtgtggctccccctcccccccccggcagggcccccccccgccccccagcctggctcagCCACGCTGCaggcccctcctgctgctggcccccgtCCGACGGCGGCCCCTGTCTCTGACGTGCCCCAGgcagggtctgtggggagaggccGGTGCCCTGGGCCgacctggggtgtgtgtggggggggaggaggggcagggagggaaggggggctggggcccCTCCGTCCGCGCTGATgctcccccttctctctgtctccctctgcgGCTAGGTTGGAAGATCAACCCCTTGGTTGGCGCTGTCTATGCCCCCGACCTCTACACAGGTGGGacttctcctttctccctcctgcccttgtgtctccccagcctgccccccccccggccggcatCTCCATCCTCCTGGCCCGTCCTGCCCCACGAGGATTTTctctgttcctgcccccactaCGTCCCCTGTCACCTGCTTCGCCATGATGCCCCCCATCACGGGCGGCGGGTGAACCCCCCctttcagggaggctagcccctcccctttcagcctgaggccctgcccctacatCCCCCCCCCGgccggagccctgagccccctccaccccccaccatgGCCGGTGGCTGGCCCGAGCCCCCAccagttttgggggagggggggagcaaggGCTGCAGCTCAGGGCAGAGCGTGGGTggggccccccacccctcccctggccgATTATACCCACTGCCCGTGCCTGCCCCTCCCTATCCCTTTCCCATCCCCCAGTCGCCCCCtatatcccccccgcccccactcacacCCTGTGGTGCTGACCATCTGCTCTGTCCCCAGTGGCCACCATCCCCTACCCGATGGTGGCCCCGGCGGCGCTGGCCTATCGTGGGGGCCTGCGGGGCCGTGGCCGAGCCATTTACAGCCCTATCCGGGCAGCTCCCGCCCCGTCGCCCGTCCCTGCCTACGGGAGGTGAGCCAGCGGGGCCGTGGGGGGTGCCGGCGGGAATGGATGTTTGGGGGGGGCGTGGGGGTTGATCCTGGTGGTCGGGAGGGCGGAGGGGGCATAGGAATAAAATTTTGGAGGGGAACTTTCTGTGCCCCCCGCGGCcggaggagctggagctggggcggggacgTAGGGGGAGTGTAGTCAGTGCTGGTGGGGGGCTTACGGCCGGAGCTGACGCATCTCCTTTCCCCAGTGTGGTGTACCCGGATGGGCTTTACGGCACCGACGTCTATGTAAGTCCCTGGTGCGCTGGTgggcgtgttgtgtgtgtgtgtgtgtgtgggggggggttataCCCGGACTGTACCAGTGCGGGGCACGTctcccccctccgtccccccagGTCCCCTGTCTCTCTGGGCTGCTGCGGGATCATCCCGGGCTCCTGAATCCCTGCCCCACACtccagggaggggtgtgtgtgtgtgtgtgtggggggttatACCCAGACTGTACCAGTGCGGGGCAcgtcttcccccctcctccccccaggtccCCTGTCTCTCTGGGCTGCTGCGGGGTCATCCCGGGCTCCTGAACCCCTGCCCCACACTccggggaggggtgtgtgtgtgtgtgtgtggggggctcagaTTGTGCCAGCGTATGGGGCTGGGGTTTGGGAATCCGTCTGTCTCAACCTCAGAgggaggaaaaggggaggggTTACAGCCTGAgactggacccccccccccgcacatacCCCCTTAGTGCCCCTTTCCTCCCTGGGGTGCGCACGGAGACTCCTGCTCCCCGGGAATGAGCTGGCGGACGGAGCCCTGGTCCTTCGTTGTGGAACAGGAGCGATTAGGGaagctgccccccgcccccgccatgcTCTGCCCTTGGAGGCTGTCACGGGTGGGGGTGCGGGACCCAGGGGCTCAGGACCCAGGGCTCACCCCCCTTCCCGGCTGTTTCAGGGCTATGCAGCGTACCGGGTGGCACAACCCCCCGGGGCGGCCGCAGCCGCAGCGGCGTACACCGACGGGTAAGTGTCGGGGCGAGGGGAGTACCAGCCAAGGGCGCCGTAGAAGCgggggcccccccgcccccccgaggcCAGCGCGCCCCCTCCCGGTCCCCAGTCTCTTCTGGCGCccgcagcagcccctggtgggcgaAAGGTGTAACTGCAGCGCCTCCCCCGGGAGAATCAATTGTTCTGCAGGGGGAGAAAGTAATCGGGAGGGGACATGAATGCTGCCCTtatgttcctttttttaaaagtgcgGGGCCCATTTTTCGGAGTGGGAGGGGCAGATTCCCCGCCGGTTCAGGCACTGGTGCGACCAGCTCCTCCTCGCGTAGCTGGCTGTGTGGGCGTGGGCACCCGCGCGTGCTCACTCCCGAACACCGGCCTCTGCTCGGTTCCCCCAGGTACGGCCGGGTCTACACCGCGGCGGATCCTTACCACCATGCCGTCGCTCCAGCCTACGGCGTCGGAGCCATGGTGAGCAGCAGCCGGCGGGACTCCCCGGCCCGCGTCGggactgccccccagccccgttCCTCTCCCTGTCTCACCCCACGTCAGGCTGGCACGTTCcggccccctccctgcctcacgGGTGGCCCTGCTCCTCCCTGGCAGAGGGTCTCCCTGAACACGGCCCCCAGCCGACAGACTGGTCCTACCCAGGAAGGGGGCTCTGCTCACGGGCTGAGGCGGTTGCCTGGACAGATCCGCTCATGCCCTTAAGCCCAGCCTGgcagcctcccccaccctgtcCAGAACACCAGTCCCATCTGGGAGACCGCTCCCCCCAGACCCTGCCAGGCAGCCTGCCCCCAGACACGCACTCCGCCCTGCCTGTGCGCCCTCCCTCTCTCACCCCACCCATGCCCGCTTTGTGCCCCCTTATGCCCCACCCCACCGAACAGCTGATGCTAATGGACCCTTCTCTGCCCCGGCAGGCCAGCCTGTACCGCGGAGGGTACAACCGCTTCACGCCGTACTGAGGAACCAGGGGCTGCGAAGGCCGGCGGCCGTGACGGGAAGGGGCCTGGGCAGTGGGCTCTGAGATCTCGGTGTGGATAGGGACGGGCCGGGGGGGGCACTTTACATCAAGTCCCCTGCTCCCAACACAGAGTGTCCCGGACGGGTCGGGACACCCAGTCCAGCCCTAGCACCCCAGACCCGTTACGCAGAATCCCCCTGTGGAACTCCACCTGGCCCCAGCATCTGTCAGATCCTGCCTGGCCCCGGTCCCCTGGCCATAGAGACAATGGGGTTGGTACATGCAGAGAGGGGAACACCGCTGCCCACCAGGGAGTGGAGATGAGGGTGAATTTGGCCAGTGTTTAATATCTGACGCCTGCATCACACCCGGGGGCGTAAGGGGGTTACCGAGTGGGGCTCGGTCTTTTTGATCAGTGGTCCTCAACCCTCCCTGCTGACCGTACCCCGTTCAGGCGTCCAATTTGTCTTCCCTACCCCCGTGTTTCACCCCTCTTAAAAACGACGTCAACCTGCTGAATGTGCTCGCCCCAGGGTTTACACTCAGCTGCTGCTCTGGTCAATATTTCCAACCCCTCTGGGGTTTTTAGAGCATGTTGGGGCAAGGAGGGACATACTCTCTGAGACTTTTAGCCCTGGCTTGCACACGTGAGTAAATGTCTAATACAGTGTGAATCCCCGCGATACGTTACCGTAGAATACAGTCTAGAGAGCAGCATAAGCCAGGCCTCGTCTGTATGAAATGTTAACGACTtggctggtgctttttatgtcaCCTGCTGTAAAACTGGACAACTAGCTAGCTGAGTGGACGTACCCCCCAGAAGACCTcagcatccctcccccccccggttgagaaccactgccgtAGAGGCTggtgaaaaaagaaaagccagGGAAATTCTAAACCTGGGGCTCAGAGGCTCctggactttaaggtcagaagggaccatggtgatcgtctagtctgacctcctgcacaacgcaggccacagaatctcacccacccactcctgtaacaaacccctgacctgtgtcagagctactgaagtcctcaaatcgtggtttaaagacttcaaggtgcagagaatcctccagcaagtgaccccatgccccacactgcagaggaaggcgaaaaaaccccagggcctctgcccatctgccctggaggaaaattccttccccaccccaaatatgacgatcagctaaaccctgagcataggggcaagactcaccaggaaggaattctctgtagtaactcagatcccaccccaactaacatcccatcacaggccatcagGGCCCAGGATCGTGGCCAGAGGCCTCAGCTAAGCAGGGAAGATGGGACTGAATCTCCAGCATCTGGCCCCTGGGACCTGATGTTGACTGAATTCCTTTTCCAGCTAGTGCCCAGCTCTCCCCGCTGTTCACCCCCTACCCCGTCTCTCTCCATTTCTCTGCAGCCTTCTCCCCACCCGCATTGCTCCTGTCTCCCGCATGCATCCTGCGCTCTTTCGGCTCCGCACTGGtgctgtgggggtgtgtgtgtgtgtgtgtcttttgtgCTCAGCAAAGAACTAGGTAGGGGGGCCTGTCTGATGTGGTGTCCCTGGCTGGGGGTCGCATTGACAGCAGGTTGAGTGCTGAGGTGTTTGAACCGTGGCGGATTTCAGGGTCTTCTCCCAGCTTCGCGCCCCAGCTCAGTCTCTCAGGGAAAGCTCGTGACTGCCAAAGTCTTTCTCCTTTCCCCGTTTTCTCGTGTTGTAATAAAGCTCTGATCTCAGTTCTTCTCTCTGTCCTttcacactctgtctctctcgAGCTGTGTTTCTGTCTCTCGCCTCTCCCTGCT
This window contains:
- the LOC140901977 gene encoding RNA binding protein fox-1 homolog 3-like isoform X4; translated protein: MLSSPAVVLHPYSLPVYPQVPQCYPGLVQGSQDAAAPADPMTQTYPAPYPPAPARLAPPFRPPGALQDYPPQPPAEHGLCLYPAGQPPPEHAAPPEPLGPALPPPPAPAEESPAAALSPDGQEAESEDGKSQPKRLHVSNIPFRFRDPDLRQMFGQFGKILDVEIIFNERGSKGFGFVTFDSSQDADQAREKLNSTVVEGRKIEVNNATARVVTKKPPAAPAVNGWKINPLVGAVYAPDLYTVATIPYPMVAPAALAYRGGLRGRGRAIYSPIRAAPAPSPVPAYGSVVYPDGLYGTDVYGYAAYRVAQPPGAAAAAAAYTDGYGRVYTAADPYHHAVAPAYGVGAMASLYRGGYNRFTPY
- the LOC140901977 gene encoding RNA binding protein fox-1 homolog 3-like isoform X1, with amino-acid sequence MTQTYPAPYPPAPARLAPPFRPPGALQDYPPQPPAEHGLCLYPAGQPPPEHAAPPEPLGPALPPPPAPAEESPAAALSPDGQEAESEDGKSQPKRLHVSNIPFRFRDPDLRQMFGQFGKILDVEIIFNERGSKGFGFVTFDSSQDADQAREKLNSTVVEGRKIEVNNATARVVTKKPPAAPAVNGWKINPLVGAVYAPDLYTVATIPYPMVAPAALAYRGGLRGRGRAIYSPIRAAPAPSPVPAYGSVVYPDGLYGTDVYGYAAYRVAQPPGAAAAAAAYTDGYGRVYTAADPYHHAVAPAYGVGAMASLYRGGYNRFTPY
- the LOC140901977 gene encoding RNA binding protein fox-1 homolog 3-like isoform X2, which encodes MTQTYPAPYPPAPARLAPPFRPPGALQDYPPQPPAEHGLCLYPAGQPPPEHAAPPEPLGPALPPPPAPAEESPAAALSPDGQEAESEDGKSQPKRLHVSNIPFRFRDPDLRQMFGQFGKILDVEIIFNERGSKGFGFVTFDSSQDADQAREKLNSTVVEGRKIEVNNATARVVTKKPPAAPAVNGWKINPLVGAVYAPDLYTVATIPYPMVAPAALAYRGGLRGRGRAIYSPIRAAPAPSPVPAYGSVVYPDGLYGTDVYVRPGLHRGGSLPPCRRSSLRRRSHGQPVPRRVQPLHAVLRNQGLRRPAAVTGRGLGSGL
- the LOC140901977 gene encoding RNA binding protein fox-1 homolog 3-like isoform X3, coding for MTQTYPAPYPPAPARLAPPFRPPGALQDYPPQPPAEHGLCLYPAGQPPPEHAAPPEPLGPALPPPPAPAEESPAAALSPDGQEAESEDGKSQPKRLHVSNIPFRFRDPDLRQMFGGFGFVTFDSSQDADQAREKLNSTVVEGRKIEVNNATARVVTKKPPAAPAVNGWKINPLVGAVYAPDLYTVATIPYPMVAPAALAYRGGLRGRGRAIYSPIRAAPAPSPVPAYGSVVYPDGLYGTDVYGYAAYRVAQPPGAAAAAAAYTDGYGRVYTAADPYHHAVAPAYGVGAMASLYRGGYNRFTPY